One Tunturibacter gelidoferens genomic region harbors:
- a CDS encoding ATP-dependent DNA helicase: MSTTAPISITPAKPENLPNLRDFFAPGGILSRSSLAFEHRQGQYDMARAIEAAFKEKRHLIVEAGTGTGKTLAYLLPALRLARERNQRVIISTGTKNLQEQLYFKDVPFLESLLGPLKVCYMKGRANYLCRHKLYALRDNPLLNGLEEIDQFHQIATWEKMTETGDRAELDHLPESSALWHKLDARTEVCLGQTCPDWERCFVTAMRRKALESDIVIVNHHLFFADLNIKQQAAGAPDAGILPEAACVIFDEAHELEEVASNYFGIGLSTQRVDELTRDVDMLLKAKQASTSAIESACATLKDRSRLFFSVLPTDPMGMPNGGGRMPFVHREAFLEESGDTYIATLNALTRLESELDYLKNVEEASGLRKRAADIRAHLVFLLESTDRNTVFWIERRAAGGVRNLARGTGNASFHTHLQATPIDVSELLKTSLFDNYSSVILTSATLTVSGGFDHIRKRLGLTTARELIVPSHFNYEKQALLYLPPNMPDPREPDFPERAAERIRRVLEITKGRAFCLFTSYTQMRNTYERLLAELPYPLLLHGTAPRHVLLQQFRDTPNAVLFGTSSFWQGVDVQGEQLSCVIIDRLPFAVPSDPIVEARMEAIEALGGKPFFDYQIPNAVITLKQGFGRLIRSLNDRGVLMLLDPRIQRQRYGRIFLESLPPYRLTQEISDVENFFKELA, translated from the coding sequence TTGTCTACGACCGCTCCCATCTCGATTACGCCCGCGAAACCGGAGAATCTACCGAATCTCCGCGATTTCTTTGCTCCCGGTGGCATCCTGTCTCGATCGTCCCTGGCTTTTGAGCATCGTCAAGGGCAGTACGACATGGCTCGAGCTATTGAGGCGGCTTTCAAAGAAAAGCGTCACCTTATTGTTGAAGCTGGGACGGGGACGGGCAAGACACTGGCGTATCTTCTGCCCGCCCTTCGCCTTGCCCGCGAGCGAAACCAGCGCGTCATCATCTCAACCGGCACTAAGAATTTGCAGGAGCAGCTTTATTTCAAGGATGTTCCTTTCCTTGAATCTCTCCTGGGCCCGCTCAAGGTTTGTTACATGAAGGGCCGCGCCAACTACCTTTGCCGGCACAAGCTCTATGCGCTGCGCGACAATCCTCTCCTCAATGGTCTCGAAGAGATCGATCAGTTTCATCAGATTGCCACGTGGGAGAAGATGACTGAAACCGGAGATCGCGCTGAGCTCGATCATCTTCCGGAGTCCTCCGCTTTGTGGCACAAGCTCGATGCCAGGACGGAGGTGTGCCTGGGCCAAACTTGCCCGGACTGGGAGCGCTGCTTTGTCACCGCGATGCGACGAAAGGCTCTCGAGTCGGACATTGTGATTGTGAATCATCATCTTTTCTTTGCGGACCTGAACATCAAGCAACAGGCCGCAGGCGCGCCTGACGCAGGCATTCTGCCTGAGGCTGCGTGTGTGATCTTCGACGAGGCTCACGAGTTGGAAGAGGTTGCCTCCAACTACTTCGGTATCGGCCTCTCCACTCAACGCGTCGACGAGCTTACGCGCGATGTCGACATGCTGTTGAAGGCGAAACAGGCCAGCACGTCAGCGATCGAGAGTGCCTGCGCTACTCTCAAAGACCGCTCTCGTCTGTTTTTCTCTGTTCTTCCGACGGATCCCATGGGAATGCCGAATGGCGGAGGACGCATGCCCTTCGTTCATCGCGAAGCCTTCCTTGAGGAGAGCGGCGATACCTACATTGCTACCCTCAATGCTCTTACTCGACTTGAAAGCGAACTCGATTATCTGAAAAACGTCGAAGAGGCATCTGGGCTTCGCAAACGTGCCGCCGACATTCGCGCCCATCTGGTTTTTTTGCTTGAATCGACGGATCGCAACACGGTGTTCTGGATTGAGCGGCGCGCCGCAGGTGGAGTCCGGAACCTTGCGCGCGGAACTGGGAATGCGAGCTTTCACACGCATCTGCAGGCGACTCCTATCGACGTCTCCGAACTACTGAAGACCTCGCTCTTCGATAACTATAGCTCTGTGATTCTTACCTCTGCGACCCTCACCGTCTCCGGAGGCTTCGACCACATCCGCAAACGCCTTGGCCTGACTACTGCTCGAGAACTGATCGTTCCATCGCACTTTAATTACGAAAAGCAGGCGCTGCTATACCTTCCACCCAATATGCCTGATCCGCGAGAACCGGATTTTCCGGAGCGCGCGGCTGAGCGCATCCGTCGCGTGCTAGAGATCACCAAGGGTCGCGCCTTCTGCCTGTTCACGAGCTACACGCAGATGCGCAACACATACGAGCGATTGCTAGCGGAACTCCCCTACCCACTGCTGTTGCACGGCACCGCGCCGCGCCACGTTTTGTTGCAACAGTTCCGCGATACGCCTAATGCCGTCCTGTTTGGTACCTCGAGCTTCTGGCAGGGGGTAGACGTCCAGGGTGAGCAATTATCCTGCGTTATCATCGACCGTCTTCCCTTCGCCGTGCCCTCCGATCCGATCGTTGAAGCCCGTATGGAGGCCATCGAAGCACTTGGGGGGAAGCCTTTCTTCGACTATCAGATTCCCAACGCCGTCATCACGCTCAAGCAAGGCTTCGGTCGCCTCATCCGCTCGCTTAACGACCGTGGAGTCTTGATGCTGCTCGACCCCCGCATTCAGCGACAACGCTACGGCCGAATCTTTCTGGAGTCCCTGCCCCCCTACCGCCTCACGCAGGAGATTAGCGACGTCGAGAACTTCTTCAAAGAGCTTGCGTGA
- a CDS encoding DUF3341 domain-containing protein gives MSSKNTAVFGIYATPNTAESAVDHILAKGFQNSAISVLLPDDESTRAFAHEKHTKAPEGTATGVTAGGVIGGSLGLLAGIGALAIPGVGPLIAAGPIMASLAGLGIGGAVGGLVGALVGMGIPEYEAKRYEGAVKGGGTLLSIHCDTSDQIDTAKAALKETGATDISSTGEAGSKDTTGGRGTFGNLSDSEPIAARKIDNDPIDRERDLVAGDRTVTKY, from the coding sequence ATGTCCAGCAAAAACACCGCAGTCTTCGGTATCTACGCGACTCCCAATACCGCCGAATCCGCCGTAGACCACATACTCGCCAAGGGTTTTCAGAATTCGGCGATCTCCGTTCTCCTTCCCGACGACGAAAGCACACGCGCCTTTGCCCACGAGAAGCACACCAAGGCTCCTGAAGGCACAGCCACCGGCGTCACCGCTGGAGGCGTCATCGGCGGATCCCTTGGTCTCCTTGCTGGTATCGGAGCTCTCGCCATCCCCGGCGTCGGCCCGCTGATCGCCGCTGGCCCCATCATGGCATCGCTCGCCGGTCTCGGCATTGGCGGAGCGGTAGGTGGACTAGTCGGAGCCCTCGTCGGTATGGGCATCCCTGAATACGAAGCCAAGCGTTACGAAGGCGCCGTCAAAGGCGGAGGAACACTCCTCTCCATCCACTGCGACACCTCTGACCAGATCGACACCGCCAAAGCTGCACTCAAGGAGACCGGCGCAACCGACATCTCCTCCACTGGCGAAGCAGGATCGAAGGACACAACCGGCGGCCGCGGCACCTTCGGCAATCTATCTGACAGTGAGCCGATTGCCGCGCGCAAAATCGACAATGATCCGATAGACCGAGAGCGCGACCTTGTAGCCGGCGACCGAACCGTCACAAAGTACTAA
- the trmFO gene encoding methylenetetrahydrofolate--tRNA-(uracil(54)-C(5))-methyltransferase (FADH(2)-oxidizing) TrmFO, which produces MKRIKIIGGGLAGPEAALQAAKRGCEVDLYEMRPTRSTEAHQTSDFAELVCSNSLKSESENTAPWLLKQEMRRAGSILLAEADATAVPAGHALAVDRVEFSKRVAQRIESEPRIRVHREEVTTLNEGDPGTLTILASGPLTSAALAAELQRITGSDHLAFYDSISPIVDASSIDMSKVYFAARYDKGTADYINCPFTKEEYDRFMEALTTAEAVESKDWERFPVTGTAEKLQYFEGCLPIEETARRGRDTLRFGPMKPVGLTDPKTGRWPYAVVQLRQENLRADSYNLVGFQNHLKYGEQNRILRLIPGLENATFLRYGQIHRNTYIHAPSLLSETLQLKAQPCILIAGQLSGVEGYTESIASGMLAGIYAASIANGNTPAIAPRLSANGSLTHYITHADTKKFQPANITFDLLPPLEEDLRKKIRDKKERHKLQCDRALAAWTEWLAPTN; this is translated from the coding sequence ATGAAAAGAATAAAAATCATCGGCGGCGGGCTGGCCGGTCCCGAAGCAGCGCTCCAGGCAGCAAAGCGCGGCTGCGAGGTCGATCTCTACGAGATGCGCCCGACGCGATCCACCGAAGCCCATCAGACCTCTGACTTTGCCGAACTGGTCTGCTCCAACTCACTGAAGTCTGAGTCTGAAAACACCGCTCCCTGGTTGCTAAAGCAGGAGATGCGCCGGGCAGGCAGCATCCTGCTCGCCGAAGCGGATGCTACGGCTGTCCCTGCTGGCCATGCCCTTGCGGTTGACCGCGTCGAATTCTCCAAGCGCGTCGCCCAACGAATCGAGTCAGAGCCTCGTATTCGTGTTCATCGTGAAGAAGTGACCACGCTTAACGAGGGAGACCCTGGCACTCTGACAATCCTCGCGTCAGGTCCGCTCACCAGCGCGGCGCTTGCTGCCGAACTCCAGCGCATCACTGGGTCTGACCATCTAGCTTTCTACGACTCCATCTCCCCTATCGTTGACGCGTCGTCCATTGATATGTCGAAGGTTTACTTCGCAGCGCGCTATGACAAAGGGACCGCCGACTACATCAACTGCCCCTTCACCAAAGAAGAGTACGACCGGTTTATGGAGGCTTTGACTACCGCAGAGGCTGTGGAATCGAAGGACTGGGAGAGGTTTCCTGTTACCGGTACGGCTGAGAAGCTTCAGTACTTCGAAGGCTGTCTGCCGATTGAAGAGACGGCCCGACGTGGTCGCGATACGCTCCGTTTCGGTCCGATGAAGCCGGTGGGGCTCACCGATCCCAAGACAGGCCGTTGGCCCTACGCTGTGGTGCAGCTCCGCCAGGAAAACCTCCGCGCCGACTCCTACAATCTTGTGGGCTTCCAGAATCACCTCAAGTACGGCGAACAGAATCGCATCCTCAGACTCATCCCTGGACTGGAGAACGCAACGTTCCTACGCTACGGCCAGATCCACCGCAACACATACATCCACGCGCCGTCTTTGCTCAGCGAAACTCTCCAACTCAAGGCTCAACCATGCATCTTGATCGCTGGCCAGCTCAGCGGCGTTGAGGGGTATACAGAGTCGATTGCCTCGGGTATGCTGGCGGGGATTTACGCCGCATCCATCGCGAACGGAAACACACCTGCAATTGCGCCGCGCTTGAGTGCGAACGGGTCTCTGACCCACTACATCACCCACGCTGATACGAAGAAGTTCCAACCGGCCAATATTACTTTCGACCTTCTACCACCTCTGGAAGAAGATCTTCGCAAAAAAATCCGCGACAAAAAAGAACGTCACAAACTGCAGTGCGACCGTGCACTCGCCGCCTGGACGGAGTGGCTCGCACCCACGAATTAG
- a CDS encoding DUF7544 domain-containing protein has product MRILSAAEAITPAIERTKSMFRPFSLRSFVKLGLVALLAEMGAQFIFPPTGHFASHSNSRSGAVSWSINQHAVVALAVVSVLFLLIGVCMLYFGSRMQFVLMDLVAYRTTVVGPSWRRHGPKTWPWIGLKVATFLLAFLVIGGVAAWPLLHLIRSIPSKTGQPPDAAFFGNFLFLFAIIAGMVVVLMLCLWFLRDLVLPFLVFENATIREGVSGAVELIRREPGSVLLYFLVKFVLTLVAAIAAELCILAAAIIVAIPVGLISGGLWILLRHAGPFGAVFLYTSLGLLGLIFLVCLMLTIVCIVGAILVFYQAYALYFVGGRLAALGDLLEPPPPPFPEAVPQQFCPI; this is encoded by the coding sequence ATGCGAATACTCTCAGCCGCCGAAGCTATCACGCCCGCTATCGAACGCACAAAGTCAATGTTCCGGCCCTTCTCTCTTCGAAGCTTCGTCAAGCTTGGGTTGGTCGCGCTTCTGGCGGAGATGGGCGCACAGTTTATCTTCCCTCCGACCGGCCACTTCGCTTCGCATTCGAACTCTCGGTCTGGAGCGGTCTCGTGGAGTATTAATCAGCATGCTGTGGTTGCGCTGGCAGTTGTCAGCGTTTTATTCCTTCTAATCGGCGTCTGCATGCTCTATTTCGGTTCCAGAATGCAGTTTGTTCTTATGGATCTCGTTGCTTATCGCACCACTGTGGTCGGTCCGTCGTGGCGTCGGCATGGTCCGAAGACCTGGCCTTGGATTGGTCTCAAAGTTGCGACCTTTTTGTTGGCATTTCTGGTTATCGGCGGGGTCGCGGCTTGGCCGCTATTGCACCTCATCCGGTCGATTCCGTCCAAGACCGGGCAGCCACCGGACGCCGCCTTCTTCGGGAACTTTCTTTTTCTGTTCGCGATTATCGCAGGCATGGTCGTCGTGCTGATGCTCTGCCTCTGGTTTTTGCGAGACCTCGTCCTGCCATTTTTGGTGTTCGAGAACGCGACTATACGAGAAGGAGTTAGCGGAGCAGTCGAGCTTATCCGACGTGAACCGGGCAGCGTTCTGCTCTATTTTCTGGTGAAGTTCGTGCTAACCCTGGTCGCAGCCATTGCTGCTGAGCTTTGTATTTTAGCCGCCGCGATTATTGTCGCGATTCCTGTCGGCCTTATCAGTGGAGGTCTATGGATCCTTCTCCGCCACGCGGGACCCTTCGGCGCAGTATTTCTCTACACCAGCCTTGGGCTACTCGGCTTGATCTTCTTGGTGTGTCTGATGCTCACGATCGTTTGTATCGTGGGGGCGATATTGGTCTTCTATCAGGCCTATGCGCTTTATTTTGTAGGTGGACGTCTCGCCGCGCTAGGCGATCTGCTGGAGCCACCGCCTCCTCCGTTCCCGGAAGCGGTTCCCCAGCAGTTCTGTCCAATCTAG
- a CDS encoding GNAT family N-acetyltransferase: MTDPLPNRNDELNLRAATSADVSQILEFIRELATYEREPDAVLATEADLLRDGFGPDKRFDCVIAELTNADRTIAAGFALYFYNYSTWRGHAGIYLEDLYVSPEHRGKGIGKALLTRVAAIAVSEVCPRFEWSVLDWNTPSIDFYKQLGAVMKSEWKGMQVSGEALAALATQSK, from the coding sequence ATGACCGATCCCCTCCCGAACCGCAACGACGAGCTCAATCTACGCGCTGCTACATCTGCCGACGTTTCGCAGATTCTCGAGTTCATCCGCGAACTCGCCACTTATGAGCGTGAACCAGATGCCGTTCTCGCCACGGAAGCCGATCTGCTTCGCGATGGTTTCGGACCTGACAAGCGCTTCGATTGCGTCATCGCCGAGTTGACCAACGCAGACAGGACCATTGCCGCGGGCTTCGCTCTCTACTTCTACAACTACTCCACCTGGCGAGGCCACGCAGGTATCTATCTCGAAGACCTCTACGTCAGTCCCGAGCATCGCGGGAAGGGAATTGGGAAAGCTCTACTCACCCGCGTCGCCGCAATTGCTGTGTCCGAAGTGTGTCCTCGGTTCGAGTGGAGCGTGTTGGATTGGAACACTCCATCCATCGACTTTTATAAGCAGTTGGGAGCCGTCATGAAGTCCGAGTGGAAGGGTATGCAGGTTTCCGGCGAAGCTCTCGCTGCTCTTGCCACACAGTCCAAATAG
- a CDS encoding alpha,alpha-phosphotrehalase encodes MSIRYRLFFPPGHGLRLLDALETSVDHSAVKTPALVLAALVLTALLPLASLQSQTADGARAGLINGYQPTWWKESVVYQVYPRSFKDSNGDGIGDIPGITSKLDYLQKLGVNVIWLSPHYDSPNADNGYDIRDYRKVMAEFGTMADFDVMLAGIKQRHMRLIIDLVVNHTSDEHHWFVESRKSKDNPYRDFYFWRDGKPGPAGPDGKSTMLPPNNDPSFFSGSAWQLDPITSQYYLHYFAVKQPDLNWDNPKVREEVYSLMRFWLDKGVDGFRMDVIPLISKNPAFPDLTPDQLHSYGNAYANGPHMHDYLQEMNRNVMAKYDVMTVGEALGISLEQTPLIVGDNRRELNMIFNFDAIRSNRDGIKLKPFDLATIKSIYTRHSEVLGTHDWDTVFLSNHDNPRLVSTFGDDSPEFRIPSAKLLATMLLTLHGTPFLYQGDELGMTNYPFKSIADFDDIEVKNAYKTQVLTGKIPEETFIANLRHTSRDNSRTPMQWDTSANGGFTTAPKPWLAENPNYTEINAASEVADSNSIYNYTSKLIALRRAHQVFVYGDYKDLDPENKSIFIYTRALGAERYLVALNFSSGPVAYTLPASVKVDSLIISNLDTTGLVTGTLNLAGWEARIYKLR; translated from the coding sequence GTGTCCATTCGATACAGGCTCTTTTTCCCTCCAGGTCATGGTCTGCGTTTGCTTGACGCGCTTGAGACTTCCGTAGACCATAGTGCGGTGAAGACTCCCGCCCTCGTTCTCGCCGCCCTCGTTCTTACAGCTCTCTTGCCATTGGCTTCGCTCCAATCACAAACCGCTGACGGCGCGCGGGCCGGCCTCATCAACGGCTACCAGCCCACTTGGTGGAAGGAGTCCGTCGTTTATCAGGTCTACCCTCGCTCCTTCAAAGACTCTAACGGCGACGGCATCGGCGACATCCCCGGCATCACCTCCAAGCTCGACTATCTCCAGAAGCTCGGCGTCAATGTCATCTGGCTCAGCCCCCACTATGACTCCCCCAACGCCGACAACGGCTACGACATTCGCGACTACCGCAAAGTTATGGCGGAGTTCGGCACAATGGCCGATTTCGACGTGATGCTTGCCGGCATCAAGCAGCGTCACATGCGCCTTATCATCGATCTCGTCGTCAATCACACCTCCGACGAACACCACTGGTTCGTCGAAAGCCGCAAATCTAAAGACAATCCTTATCGCGACTTTTACTTCTGGCGTGACGGGAAGCCCGGTCCCGCAGGTCCGGATGGAAAGTCGACGATGCTGCCGCCTAACAACGATCCGTCGTTCTTCTCCGGTTCGGCATGGCAGCTCGACCCCATCACGAGCCAGTATTATCTGCACTACTTCGCCGTAAAGCAGCCCGACCTCAACTGGGATAATCCCAAGGTTCGCGAAGAGGTCTACAGTCTCATGCGCTTCTGGCTCGACAAGGGCGTCGACGGCTTCCGCATGGACGTCATTCCCCTCATATCGAAGAATCCGGCTTTCCCCGATCTGACGCCTGACCAACTTCATAGCTACGGCAATGCCTACGCCAACGGCCCCCACATGCATGATTACCTGCAGGAGATGAACCGCAACGTCATGGCGAAGTACGACGTCATGACTGTGGGCGAGGCTCTCGGCATCTCTCTCGAACAGACCCCGCTCATCGTCGGCGACAACCGCCGCGAGCTCAACATGATCTTCAACTTTGACGCGATCCGCTCCAACCGCGACGGCATCAAGCTCAAACCCTTCGACCTCGCCACCATCAAATCTATCTACACCCGCCACTCAGAAGTGCTTGGCACGCACGACTGGGACACCGTGTTCCTCTCCAACCACGATAACCCCCGCCTTGTCTCCACCTTCGGCGACGACTCACCTGAGTTTCGCATTCCGTCTGCCAAGCTTCTCGCCACGATGCTCCTCACTCTCCATGGCACGCCCTTCCTCTACCAGGGCGACGAACTCGGCATGACCAATTACCCTTTCAAAAGCATCGCTGACTTCGACGACATCGAAGTAAAGAACGCGTATAAGACCCAGGTCCTCACCGGCAAGATCCCTGAGGAAACCTTCATCGCCAACCTCCGCCATACCAGCCGCGACAACTCGCGAACCCCAATGCAGTGGGACACCTCCGCTAACGGCGGATTCACCACCGCACCCAAGCCGTGGCTAGCCGAAAACCCCAACTACACAGAGATCAACGCCGCCTCTGAAGTCGCCGATTCCAATTCGATCTACAACTACACCAGCAAGCTCATCGCACTTCGCCGGGCCCACCAAGTTTTTGTCTACGGCGACTACAAGGACCTCGACCCAGAGAACAAATCGATCTTCATCTACACTCGCGCGCTGGGCGCAGAGCGTTACCTCGTCGCCCTCAACTTCAGCTCAGGCCCTGTCGCCTACACCCTTCCGGCCAGCGTCAAAGTTGATTCGCTCATCATATCGAACCTCGACACCACTGGCCTCGTCACCGGCACTCTCAACCTGGCCGGCTGGGAGGCCCGCATCTACAAGTTGAGGTAG
- a CDS encoding BON domain-containing protein produces the protein MKALRFILLASAALACTFFTTTLPTSRAIAQSSDQTTPPDNSKQNKAQQPTADTQAHGGTSDRQTTAQIRKAIIADKSLSTYAHNVKIITVNGTVTLKGPVSSDDEKQKVASVAASVVSADKVTNDLTVK, from the coding sequence ATGAAAGCTTTACGGTTCATCCTCTTGGCCTCGGCCGCGCTCGCCTGTACTTTTTTCACAACTACCCTCCCCACGTCGCGGGCTATCGCGCAATCGTCAGATCAGACGACCCCGCCCGATAACTCCAAACAAAATAAAGCCCAGCAACCGACGGCTGACACCCAGGCGCACGGCGGCACGTCGGATAGGCAGACAACTGCTCAGATTCGTAAGGCGATCATCGCCGACAAGTCTCTCTCAACCTATGCCCACAACGTCAAAATCATCACTGTCAACGGCACTGTAACTCTCAAGGGCCCAGTTTCATCCGACGACGAAAAGCAAAAAGTAGCATCCGTTGCGGCAAGCGTGGTTTCTGCTGACAAGGTAACAAACGATCTCACCGTCAAGTAG
- the der gene encoding ribosome biogenesis GTPase Der: protein MAQKDDRKRLGKKHRQASTRPKKGRAPKSTPTTGAVDPRKRKILSTKRAAVDRASRVTKQSPEREKRKAIRPDGATPKKPAGAVRPKAERPADGIVGRQTPRSENVAGRERIEDDWRDIELLASQMVTETESADARELPLIAICGRPNVGKSTLFNRLTGSRRSIVGDEPGITRDRIYGEIEWMNRAARIVDTGGVVPDDEALIPAEIFRQAKVGLEEADAIVMVVDGRTELASPDLELARLLLRGGKPVFLAVNKMDTDAMQSQAENFRRLGFRNVLPISAEHGSGMGDLLDAVFEILPEPAEIIEEPEVMLTENDEAEEDETGPDFSVSPAATLSTEPSEVATPKRPRMLRSHGEYESRETKIAIIGRPNVGKSTLLNALTGTQRAIVSPIAGTTRDAVDEVVERGGHAFRFVDTAGIRRKGKTKLMAEKLSVIMARKHLEAADVSLLIIDAAEGVAALDANIGGYAHESGRSVIIVVNKWDLMTRTGKDGMRLFDGKPPADQKLYEQDVRDKLKYLDYAPLLFISAADGKNIESVFKKVELVARERRKRVTTGQMNRFLEKVDFQKASVPMNKRVRIYYMTQAAVAPPTFVLFTDKDVKMHFSFERFLGNQIRENFGFIGSPIWFKIKARNKKKIG from the coding sequence GTGGCTCAGAAAGACGATAGAAAGCGGCTAGGCAAAAAACATAGGCAGGCCAGCACGCGACCAAAAAAAGGCCGAGCCCCAAAGTCTACCCCGACAACCGGGGCCGTAGATCCGCGGAAGCGGAAGATCCTTTCAACCAAGCGCGCTGCCGTCGACCGAGCTTCGCGAGTCACAAAGCAGTCCCCCGAACGGGAGAAGCGGAAGGCGATCCGTCCCGACGGAGCCACCCCTAAAAAGCCCGCGGGAGCAGTTCGTCCAAAGGCCGAGAGACCGGCAGATGGGATTGTCGGACGGCAGACGCCGCGTTCGGAGAACGTCGCAGGCCGCGAACGAATTGAGGACGACTGGCGGGACATCGAGCTGCTGGCTTCTCAGATGGTCACCGAGACCGAGAGTGCGGATGCGCGCGAACTACCGTTGATCGCAATCTGCGGTCGGCCCAATGTGGGTAAGAGCACCCTCTTCAATCGGCTAACCGGTTCGCGCCGATCGATCGTAGGCGATGAGCCCGGAATCACACGCGACCGCATCTATGGCGAAATCGAGTGGATGAACCGTGCGGCGAGAATCGTGGACACCGGGGGCGTGGTACCCGACGACGAGGCTCTGATTCCAGCAGAGATCTTCCGCCAAGCGAAGGTTGGATTGGAAGAGGCCGATGCGATCGTGATGGTCGTGGATGGCCGCACTGAGCTGGCCTCGCCTGATCTCGAACTGGCGCGATTGCTGTTACGCGGCGGAAAGCCGGTGTTTCTCGCCGTAAACAAGATGGATACCGACGCAATGCAATCGCAAGCGGAGAATTTCCGCCGGCTCGGATTCAGGAATGTGCTCCCCATCTCCGCGGAACACGGCTCGGGGATGGGTGATCTGCTGGATGCAGTATTCGAGATACTCCCGGAGCCGGCAGAGATCATCGAAGAGCCTGAGGTGATGCTCACCGAAAACGACGAAGCTGAAGAAGATGAAACGGGCCCGGACTTTTCCGTCTCTCCCGCAGCAACCCTCTCGACAGAGCCCTCAGAGGTCGCTACACCGAAACGCCCGCGAATGCTTCGATCACATGGTGAGTATGAGAGCCGCGAAACGAAGATCGCGATCATCGGGCGGCCAAACGTCGGCAAGAGTACGCTTCTGAATGCGCTCACAGGAACGCAGCGAGCTATCGTCTCCCCGATTGCAGGAACCACTCGCGATGCAGTCGACGAGGTGGTAGAGCGCGGCGGCCACGCATTCCGATTTGTCGATACCGCAGGAATCAGGCGGAAGGGGAAGACGAAGCTGATGGCCGAAAAGCTATCAGTCATCATGGCGCGAAAACATCTGGAGGCGGCAGACGTTTCCTTGCTGATCATCGATGCGGCGGAGGGCGTTGCCGCACTTGACGCGAATATCGGAGGCTATGCCCACGAGAGTGGACGCAGTGTAATTATCGTCGTCAACAAGTGGGACCTAATGACTCGCACCGGCAAGGACGGCATGCGCCTGTTCGATGGCAAGCCGCCGGCCGATCAAAAGCTCTACGAGCAAGACGTTCGGGATAAGTTGAAGTACCTTGACTATGCGCCGCTACTGTTTATCTCTGCAGCCGATGGAAAAAACATAGAATCCGTGTTTAAGAAGGTAGAGCTGGTTGCGCGAGAGAGACGGAAGCGCGTGACCACCGGACAGATGAACCGGTTTCTGGAGAAGGTCGACTTTCAGAAGGCAAGCGTACCGATGAACAAGCGCGTCCGGATCTACTACATGACGCAGGCTGCCGTTGCTCCGCCGACGTTCGTACTCTTCACTGACAAAGATGTGAAGATGCACTTCTCCTTCGAGCGTTTTCTGGGCAACCAGATCCGGGAGAACTTCGGGTTTATCGGAAGCCCGATCTGGTTCAAGATCAAAGCTCGAAACAAGAAAAAAATAGGATAA
- the queD gene encoding 6-carboxytetrahydropterin synthase QueD — MFEVTVEAGFSSGHYLRNYRGKCENPHGHNYKVFVTLIGEELDEAGMLLDFKLLKQVMRPTVDYLDHFMINDLPPFDKEMNPSAENLAKYFYDQTSAQLHEMTSGRVRVKDCTLYETDTSFARYYE, encoded by the coding sequence ATGTTCGAAGTAACTGTAGAAGCCGGCTTCTCCTCCGGCCACTACCTCCGCAACTATCGCGGCAAGTGCGAAAACCCGCACGGGCACAACTACAAGGTCTTCGTGACCCTCATCGGCGAAGAACTCGACGAAGCCGGCATGCTCCTCGACTTCAAACTACTCAAGCAGGTCATGCGCCCAACCGTTGACTACCTTGATCACTTCATGATCAACGACCTGCCACCGTTCGACAAAGAGATGAATCCCAGCGCCGAAAACCTCGCCAAATACTTCTACGATCAGACCAGTGCCCAACTCCACGAGATGACGAGCGGTCGCGTCCGCGTCAAGGACTGCACACTCTACGAGACCGATACCAGTTTCGCCCGCTACTACGAGTAG